In one Neobacillus sp. CF12 genomic region, the following are encoded:
- the purQ gene encoding phosphoribosylformylglycinamidine synthase subunit PurQ, translating into MKFAVIVFPGSNCDIDMYHAIKDELGEQVEYVWHDTESLDEFDGILLPGGFSYGDYLRTGAIARFSKVMQAVVKASEAGKPILGVCNGFQILLEAGLLPGAMRRNESLSFICKPVELKVVNNQSMFSSAYAQGETISIPVAHGEGNYYCDEETLAKLKENNQIVFTYQDNPNGSLEDIAGIINEKGNVLGMMPHPERAVDELLGGADGLKLFQSIVRSWREANVVKA; encoded by the coding sequence GTGAAGTTTGCAGTCATCGTTTTTCCAGGGTCTAACTGTGACATCGATATGTACCATGCGATAAAGGATGAACTTGGTGAGCAGGTAGAATATGTATGGCATGACACAGAAAGTTTAGATGAGTTTGATGGAATCTTACTTCCTGGTGGTTTTTCATATGGTGATTATTTACGTACAGGTGCCATTGCTCGTTTTAGTAAGGTCATGCAAGCAGTTGTAAAAGCATCAGAAGCAGGGAAACCAATTCTAGGTGTCTGCAACGGATTTCAAATATTACTAGAAGCAGGATTGCTGCCTGGGGCTATGAGACGAAATGAAAGTCTTTCGTTTATCTGTAAACCAGTTGAATTAAAGGTAGTGAACAATCAGTCGATGTTTTCTAGCGCCTACGCGCAAGGAGAAACGATTTCGATCCCTGTCGCTCATGGTGAAGGAAACTACTACTGTGACGAAGAAACGCTCGCGAAGCTTAAAGAAAATAACCAAATCGTTTTTACTTACCAAGATAACCCGAACGGAAGCTTAGAAGATATAGCTGGAATTATCAATGAAAAAGGAAATGTACTTGGAATGATGCCTCACCCTGAAAGAGCCGTAGATGAGTTATTAGGCGGGGCAGATGGCTTGAAATTATTTCAATCGATTGTAAGAAGCTGGAGGGAAGCAAATGTTGTTAAAGCATGA
- the purF gene encoding amidophosphoribosyltransferase, with the protein MLAEIKGLNEECGVFGVWGHPDSAQLTYYGLHSLQHRGQEGTGIVVSNGEKLRVVKGEGLVSEIFTAKVMEELKGTSAIGHVRYATAGGGGYENVQPLLFHSQTGSLALAHNGNLVNANSLKHQLETQGSIFQTSSDTEVLAHLIRRSGFSQLKDQVKNALSMLKGAYAYLILTENELMVALDPHGLRPLSLGCLGDAYVVASETCAFDVVGAEYIRDIRPGELLIINEEGITSEQFAFNSTKSICTMEYVYFSRPDSNIQGINVHTARKNMGKRLAVEAPIEADVVTGVPDSSISAAIGYAEAAGIPYEMGLIKNKYVGRTFIQPTQSLREQGVKMKLSAVRGVVEGKRVVMVDDSIVRGTTSRRIVNLLKEAGATEVHVVISSPPIKNPCFYGIDTSSKEELIASDKSVEEIRQLIGADSLTFLSKEGMVGAIMKTEGTNGFCLGCFTGDYPTEIYPDTLQYYYQK; encoded by the coding sequence ATGCTTGCTGAAATCAAGGGATTAAATGAAGAGTGCGGAGTTTTTGGGGTCTGGGGACATCCAGACTCTGCACAGCTTACCTATTACGGACTCCATAGCCTGCAGCACCGCGGTCAAGAGGGTACAGGGATTGTCGTATCTAACGGAGAGAAGCTTAGAGTTGTAAAAGGTGAAGGCTTAGTTTCAGAGATTTTTACAGCAAAAGTGATGGAAGAATTAAAGGGAACCTCTGCGATTGGGCATGTTCGATATGCAACAGCTGGAGGCGGCGGATATGAGAATGTCCAGCCTTTGTTGTTCCATTCCCAAACTGGAAGCCTTGCTCTTGCTCATAATGGTAATCTTGTAAATGCTAATTCCCTTAAACATCAACTCGAAACACAGGGAAGTATTTTTCAAACAAGCTCTGACACGGAAGTTTTAGCTCATTTAATAAGAAGAAGCGGATTCTCCCAATTAAAAGATCAGGTGAAAAATGCACTTTCGATGCTAAAAGGGGCGTATGCTTATTTGATTCTAACAGAGAATGAGCTAATGGTTGCCCTTGATCCTCATGGATTAAGACCACTTTCACTTGGCTGTCTTGGAGATGCTTATGTGGTTGCTTCGGAAACCTGTGCGTTTGATGTTGTTGGAGCTGAATACATCCGTGATATCAGACCTGGAGAATTATTAATCATCAATGAAGAGGGAATAACCTCAGAACAATTTGCGTTCAATTCAACTAAGTCGATTTGTACAATGGAGTATGTTTATTTTTCAAGACCTGATAGCAATATCCAGGGAATCAATGTTCATACAGCCCGTAAAAATATGGGGAAAAGATTGGCTGTAGAAGCACCAATTGAAGCCGATGTAGTAACGGGAGTTCCAGATTCCAGTATTTCAGCAGCAATCGGTTATGCAGAAGCGGCAGGTATTCCTTATGAGATGGGATTAATTAAAAATAAATATGTAGGCAGAACCTTCATTCAGCCAACCCAATCATTACGGGAGCAAGGTGTAAAGATGAAGTTGTCTGCGGTTCGTGGTGTTGTGGAAGGAAAACGTGTCGTTATGGTTGATGACTCTATCGTACGAGGAACGACGAGCAGACGAATTGTAAATCTGCTAAAAGAGGCAGGAGCGACAGAGGTACACGTTGTAATCAGTTCCCCTCCGATTAAAAACCCTTGTTTCTATGGGATTGATACCTCTTCGAAGGAAGAATTGATAGCTTCAGATAAATCAGTTGAGGAAATTAGACAGTTGATTGGTGCGGATTCCTTAACGTTCCTAAGTAAAGAGGGAATGGTAGGAGCAATCATGAAAACCGAAGGAACGAATGGCTTCTGTCTTGGCTGCTTTACTGGAGACTATCCAACTGAAATTTATCCAGATACACTCCAATATTATTATCAGAAATAG
- the purD gene encoding phosphoribosylamine--glycine ligase, with translation MKVLIIGRGGREHALCRKVSESTLVEKVFVAPGNHGMEDVAERILIDESNHEQLIQFATEQGIGLTIIGPEVPLLEGLADKFEAEGLAVFGPRRLAAEIEGSKSFAKEIMRKYEIPTAEYAVFTNFEEAKKYIEEKGAPIVIKADGLAAGKGVTVALTLEEALQSTEEMLVGQKFGEASSRVVIEEFLDGEEFSLMAFVNGEVVIPLEIAQDHKRAFDGDKGPNTGGMGAYSPVPHIADEIVGTAIETILKPAAKAMVQEGRSFCGILYAGLIASDKGPKVIEFNARFGDPETQVILPRLKSDLVQTILDVLADGTPELEWDEQSMVGVVVAAKGYPEQYEKGAVLSGLADFSKEVYTFHAGTNKNQLGEFETAGGRVLLVGAKAESLKEAQDSVYRELDKLICDGVFYRKDIGSKAIGRVVG, from the coding sequence ATGAAGGTTCTAATCATTGGTCGAGGCGGAAGAGAACATGCACTGTGCCGAAAAGTAAGTGAAAGCACACTTGTAGAAAAAGTATTTGTGGCTCCTGGTAATCACGGGATGGAAGACGTTGCAGAACGTATTCTAATTGATGAAAGTAATCATGAGCAACTTATTCAATTTGCGACCGAGCAGGGAATTGGTCTAACGATTATCGGACCAGAAGTGCCTTTGCTAGAAGGTTTAGCAGATAAATTTGAAGCCGAAGGTCTAGCTGTGTTTGGACCGCGAAGATTGGCAGCAGAAATCGAAGGAAGCAAATCGTTCGCAAAGGAAATCATGAGGAAATATGAAATTCCTACTGCTGAGTATGCTGTATTCACCAATTTTGAGGAAGCAAAGAAATATATTGAAGAAAAAGGTGCTCCCATCGTCATTAAAGCGGATGGATTAGCAGCTGGAAAAGGCGTAACCGTTGCCTTAACATTGGAAGAAGCATTACAGAGTACAGAAGAAATGCTTGTTGGCCAAAAATTTGGTGAAGCTTCCAGTCGGGTGGTTATTGAGGAGTTTTTGGATGGTGAGGAATTTTCGCTCATGGCATTTGTAAATGGGGAAGTTGTTATCCCATTAGAAATTGCCCAAGACCATAAACGTGCTTTTGACGGTGATAAGGGTCCGAATACAGGAGGAATGGGTGCATATTCTCCTGTACCTCATATTGCGGATGAGATTGTCGGAACGGCAATTGAAACCATCCTTAAGCCTGCAGCGAAAGCAATGGTTCAAGAGGGAAGAAGTTTTTGTGGAATCCTATATGCAGGTTTGATTGCGAGTGATAAAGGTCCCAAGGTAATTGAGTTTAATGCGCGGTTTGGAGATCCGGAAACACAAGTAATTTTACCAAGGTTAAAATCTGATTTAGTTCAGACCATTTTAGATGTCTTAGCTGACGGCACTCCAGAGTTAGAATGGGATGAACAATCAATGGTGGGTGTTGTTGTTGCAGCAAAAGGGTACCCAGAGCAATATGAAAAGGGAGCTGTCCTATCAGGATTAGCGGACTTTTCGAAAGAAGTCTATACCTTCCATGCAGGCACAAATAAAAACCAATTAGGTGAATTTGAAACTGCTGGAGGCAGAGTTCTCCTAGTTGGCGCAAAAGCTGAAAGTTTGAAGGAAGCACAGGATTCTGTCTACCGTGAGCTTGATAAATTAATATGTGACGGTGTTTTCTATCGAAAGGATATCGGCTCGAAGGCTATCGGGCGCGTCGTCGGTTAG
- the purN gene encoding phosphoribosylglycinamide formyltransferase: MKKIAVFASGSGSNFQAIMDVVKRGELKADIALLVCDKPGAYAVERANIAHIPSFSFNPKEYSSKEAYEKAILEKLTSYGVEFIVLAGFMRLIGPTLLGEYAGRIVNIHPSILPAFPGKDAIGQALAAKAKWSGVTIHYVDEGMDTGPIIVQERVRLSEKETRESLQRKIQNIEHKLYPSILQMLLTRGEVKSDEKARTY, translated from the coding sequence ATGAAAAAAATTGCTGTTTTTGCCTCAGGATCTGGAAGCAATTTTCAAGCGATTATGGATGTAGTGAAAAGAGGAGAGCTTAAGGCAGACATTGCCCTCCTCGTTTGTGACAAACCTGGAGCCTATGCTGTTGAGAGAGCTAACATCGCCCATATTCCAAGCTTTTCCTTTAATCCAAAGGAATATAGCTCCAAAGAAGCTTATGAAAAAGCCATTTTGGAGAAATTAACAAGTTATGGTGTAGAATTTATCGTACTGGCAGGATTTATGAGGCTAATTGGCCCAACATTGCTTGGGGAGTATGCAGGAAGAATTGTTAATATTCATCCTTCGATTCTTCCTGCCTTTCCTGGTAAAGACGCGATTGGTCAGGCATTAGCTGCAAAAGCGAAATGGAGTGGAGTTACCATCCATTATGTTGATGAAGGTATGGATACGGGGCCCATCATTGTCCAGGAACGTGTCCGCCTAAGTGAAAAGGAAACAAGAGAGAGTCTGCAAAGGAAAATTCAAAATATCGAGCATAAGCTTTATCCATCTATCTTGCAAATGCTGTTAACGAGAGGGGAAGTTAAAAGTGACGAAAAAGCGCGCACTTATTAG
- the purH gene encoding bifunctional phosphoribosylaminoimidazolecarboxamide formyltransferase/IMP cyclohydrolase: MTKKRALISVSDKNGISDFAKELVSLGFEIISTGGTKKALQEQGIPVLSVSEVTGFPEILEGRVKTLNPFIHGGLLAKHDDEQHQKQLEEHNIDPIQIVCVNLYPFQQTIAKTDVTTEDAIENIDIGGPTMLRASAKNHQYVTVLVDPADYKTVIEELKADGKTTLETRRKLAAKVFRHTAAYDALIAEYMTELAQEETPETLTVTYELKQSLRYGENPHQKAAFYKKPLGSTFSIANAEQLHGKELSYNNINDADAALQIVKEFSEPAAVAVKHMNPCGIGTGTNSFTAFEKAFAADPVSIFGGIIAFNSEVDAQTAGKLHQIFLEIIIAPSFTEEALSILTAKKNLRLLTIPFSDAKKPEMKLTTIEGGLLAQEQDCYTLENATLSVPTKRQPTEQEWAALKLGWKVVKHVKSNAIVVTKEDMTIGIGAGQMNRVGAAEIALKQAGEKATGAALASDAFFPMDDTVEAAAKAGITAIIQPGGSIRDEDSIKKADEYGIAMVFTGVRHFKH; this comes from the coding sequence GTGACGAAAAAGCGCGCACTTATTAGTGTTTCTGATAAAAATGGTATTTCTGATTTTGCTAAAGAGTTAGTCAGCTTAGGTTTTGAAATTATATCAACGGGCGGAACGAAAAAAGCACTTCAAGAGCAGGGAATTCCAGTTCTTAGTGTAAGTGAAGTTACCGGCTTTCCAGAAATATTAGAAGGACGTGTAAAAACGTTAAATCCATTCATTCATGGGGGCTTACTTGCCAAACATGATGACGAACAACACCAAAAGCAGCTTGAAGAACATAACATCGATCCTATTCAAATTGTTTGTGTGAACCTTTATCCTTTTCAACAAACCATTGCAAAGACAGATGTAACAACAGAGGACGCGATTGAAAACATTGATATCGGTGGTCCTACAATGTTACGTGCTTCAGCAAAAAATCATCAATATGTAACAGTGCTGGTTGATCCTGCTGATTATAAAACGGTGATTGAGGAATTAAAAGCAGATGGTAAAACGACGCTAGAAACACGCAGAAAGCTAGCGGCAAAGGTTTTCCGTCACACAGCAGCATATGACGCATTAATTGCTGAATACATGACAGAGCTTGCACAGGAAGAAACACCTGAAACATTAACGGTTACATATGAGTTAAAGCAGTCACTTCGGTACGGAGAAAATCCTCATCAAAAAGCGGCTTTTTATAAAAAACCACTTGGTTCTACCTTCTCCATTGCAAACGCGGAGCAGCTTCACGGTAAAGAGCTTTCTTATAATAATATTAACGATGCGGACGCAGCCTTGCAGATTGTAAAAGAATTTTCCGAACCTGCAGCAGTTGCCGTGAAACATATGAATCCTTGTGGTATTGGTACAGGGACGAACAGTTTTACAGCGTTTGAAAAAGCATTCGCAGCAGACCCCGTTTCTATTTTTGGTGGAATTATTGCCTTTAACAGCGAAGTGGATGCCCAGACAGCTGGAAAACTTCATCAGATATTTTTAGAAATTATTATTGCACCATCTTTCACAGAAGAAGCATTATCAATTTTAACAGCGAAAAAGAATCTTCGTTTATTAACGATTCCATTTTCAGATGCTAAAAAGCCAGAGATGAAGTTGACTACGATTGAAGGTGGATTGCTTGCTCAAGAGCAGGATTGCTATACATTAGAGAATGCAACACTATCTGTGCCAACGAAAAGACAGCCAACGGAACAGGAATGGGCAGCATTAAAGCTTGGCTGGAAGGTTGTCAAACATGTGAAATCCAATGCGATTGTTGTAACAAAAGAGGATATGACAATTGGAATTGGTGCGGGACAAATGAACAGAGTGGGTGCCGCTGAGATTGCGTTAAAACAAGCAGGAGAAAAAGCAACAGGTGCAGCACTGGCCTCAGATGCCTTTTTCCCAATGGATGATACCGTGGAAGCAGCAGCAAAAGCGGGAATTACGGCGATCATTCAGCCAGGCGGTTCGATTCGCGACGAGGATTCCATCAAGAAAGCGGATGAGTATGGAATTGCTATGGTCTTTACCGGAGTTAGACATTTTAAACATTAA
- the purL gene encoding phosphoribosylformylglycinamidine synthase subunit PurL: MLLKHEPRPDQVKTEKLYQQMGLSDEEFTLIENILGRTPNYTETGLFSVMWSEHCSYKNSKPVLKKFPITGERVLQGPGEGAGIVDIGDNQAVVFKIESHNHPSAIEPYQGAATGVGGIIRDIFSMGARPIALLNSLRFGELDSARVRYLFKEVVAGIAGYGNCIGIPTVGGEVQFESSYDGNPLVNAMCVGLIDHKDIKKGLAQGVGNTVMYVGAKTGRDGIHGATFASEELTEQSDENRPAVQVGDPFMEKLLLEACLELIHSDALVGIQDMGAAGLTSSSAEMASKAGMGIEMNLDLVPQRETGMTAYEMMLSESQERMLIVIKKGREQEINELFSKYDLEAVAIGHVTDDKKLRLIHNGEVVADVPVDSLAEDAPVYHKPSKVPAYYQEFQAMETDIPQVNDPKETLLQLLSQPTIASKEWVYQQYDYMVRTNTVVSPGSDAAVVRIRGTRKALAMTTDCNSRYVYLDPEVGGKIAVAEAARNIVCSGAEPLAITDNLNFGNPEKPEVFWQIEKAADGISEACTVLETPVIGGNVSLYNETSGTAIYPTPVIGMVGLVTDLDHITTQNFKTSGDLIYLVGETKPEFGGSELQKLQNGRIFGKAPELNIQLEKERQNQVLAAIRAGVVQSAHDLSEGGLGVAVAESLFGQEQLGAAITIDGNPVTALFSETQSRFLLTVKKEHQQEFESLVAAKQIGEVNNTATLKVTAENNIVLEASVNQLKDAWKGAIPCLLKSRD; this comes from the coding sequence ATGTTGTTAAAGCATGAACCAAGACCAGATCAAGTAAAGACAGAAAAACTTTATCAGCAAATGGGCTTATCCGATGAAGAATTTACGCTGATTGAAAATATCCTAGGGCGGACGCCGAACTACACTGAAACAGGCCTTTTCTCGGTTATGTGGTCAGAGCATTGCAGTTACAAGAATTCAAAGCCAGTCCTGAAAAAATTCCCGATTACAGGTGAAAGAGTCCTCCAAGGTCCTGGTGAAGGTGCTGGCATTGTTGATATCGGTGACAATCAAGCGGTTGTTTTTAAAATTGAAAGCCATAACCACCCTTCTGCCATTGAACCATACCAAGGTGCAGCAACGGGTGTAGGCGGCATTATCCGCGATATTTTCTCAATGGGAGCACGTCCTATTGCTCTATTAAACTCACTTCGTTTCGGTGAATTGGATTCAGCAAGGGTCCGTTACTTGTTTAAAGAAGTAGTTGCTGGAATTGCTGGGTACGGAAACTGTATTGGAATCCCAACTGTTGGCGGTGAAGTACAGTTTGAATCTAGCTATGACGGAAATCCTTTAGTTAATGCAATGTGTGTCGGCTTGATTGACCATAAAGACATTAAGAAGGGCTTAGCACAAGGTGTTGGCAATACCGTTATGTATGTTGGTGCCAAAACAGGACGTGATGGAATTCATGGCGCAACCTTTGCTTCTGAAGAATTAACCGAGCAATCCGATGAAAACCGTCCAGCCGTTCAGGTCGGCGATCCATTCATGGAAAAGCTTTTACTAGAAGCTTGTCTTGAGCTTATCCATTCCGATGCACTTGTAGGGATTCAGGATATGGGTGCAGCCGGATTAACAAGTTCTTCAGCGGAAATGGCAAGTAAAGCTGGTATGGGTATTGAAATGAACCTAGATCTTGTTCCACAGCGTGAAACAGGAATGACGGCTTATGAAATGATGCTTTCAGAATCCCAGGAACGTATGTTGATTGTTATTAAAAAGGGAAGAGAGCAAGAAATCAACGAACTATTCTCTAAGTACGATTTAGAGGCAGTGGCTATCGGTCATGTAACAGATGACAAGAAACTTAGGTTAATCCATAACGGAGAAGTGGTTGCGGATGTTCCGGTGGACTCTTTAGCAGAAGACGCTCCTGTCTATCATAAACCATCAAAAGTTCCTGCTTATTATCAGGAATTCCAGGCTATGGAGACGGATATTCCTCAGGTTAATGATCCAAAAGAAACGCTTCTACAGCTATTAAGTCAGCCGACGATAGCAAGTAAGGAATGGGTTTATCAGCAATATGACTATATGGTGCGCACCAATACAGTTGTGTCTCCAGGTTCTGATGCTGCAGTCGTCCGGATACGTGGTACGCGAAAAGCATTAGCGATGACGACAGATTGTAATTCACGCTATGTCTATTTAGACCCAGAAGTGGGCGGGAAAATTGCCGTAGCAGAAGCAGCACGTAATATTGTCTGCTCTGGTGCCGAACCATTAGCGATTACCGATAACCTTAACTTTGGAAATCCAGAAAAACCAGAAGTGTTCTGGCAGATTGAAAAAGCAGCAGATGGAATCAGTGAGGCTTGTACCGTTCTTGAAACTCCGGTAATTGGCGGTAACGTCTCTTTATATAACGAAACAAGTGGAACAGCGATTTACCCAACACCGGTAATTGGAATGGTGGGCTTGGTAACAGATCTTGATCATATTACGACTCAGAACTTTAAAACGAGTGGTGACCTTATTTACTTAGTTGGAGAAACAAAGCCTGAGTTTGGAGGCAGTGAGTTACAAAAACTGCAAAACGGACGGATTTTTGGTAAAGCGCCTGAACTGAATATTCAACTAGAAAAAGAAAGACAGAATCAAGTGTTAGCTGCAATTCGTGCAGGAGTTGTTCAATCGGCACATGACCTTTCTGAAGGTGGTCTAGGTGTTGCGGTCGCTGAAAGTCTTTTTGGCCAAGAACAGCTAGGTGCAGCCATCACAATTGATGGCAACCCAGTTACTGCATTATTTAGTGAAACACAATCCCGTTTCCTCTTAACGGTGAAAAAGGAACACCAACAAGAGTTTGAAAGCTTAGTAGCTGCTAAACAGATTGGTGAAGTAAATAATACTGCGACATTAAAAGTCACAGCTGAAAATAATATCGTTTTAGAAGCTTCTGTAAACCAATTGAAGGACGCCTGGAAAGGAGCTATCCCATGCTTGCTGAAATCAAGGGATTAA
- the purS gene encoding phosphoribosylformylglycinamidine synthase subunit PurS codes for MYKVKVYVTLRESVLDPQGKAVTHSLQSLNYPEVSDVRIGKYMELTLEKSERDLDEVINEVCSKLLANPVIEDYRYEVEECVPQ; via the coding sequence ATGTATAAAGTAAAGGTATATGTGACGTTAAGAGAAAGTGTACTAGATCCACAGGGGAAAGCAGTGACCCATTCACTTCAATCATTAAATTATCCGGAAGTATCTGATGTTCGAATCGGTAAATATATGGAACTAACTCTTGAAAAATCAGAACGTGACCTTGATGAAGTAATTAATGAGGTTTGCAGCAAATTGCTCGCTAATCCAGTTATTGAAGATTACCGTTATGAAGTAGAGGAGTGTGTTCCTCAGTGA
- the purC gene encoding phosphoribosylaminoimidazolesuccinocarboxamide synthase, whose protein sequence is MRELLYEGKAKRIFRTEDEQTVLIEYKDSATAFNGQKKADITGKGRLNNEITSLLFLKLQEQGIPSHFIKRISETEQLVKRVTIIPLEVVVRNIAAGSLSKRLGIEEGKELTKPLVEFYLKNDDLGDPLLTTGHIYELNIATTEELTILKEKALKINTVLSSFFNELGINLIDFKLEFGKDAEGNILLADEISPDTCRLWDKKTNEKLDKDVFRRDLGSLTEAYETILARLGGKQHV, encoded by the coding sequence ATGAGAGAACTTCTCTATGAAGGAAAAGCGAAGCGGATTTTTAGAACAGAAGATGAACAAACTGTTTTAATTGAATATAAAGATTCGGCAACAGCCTTCAACGGGCAAAAGAAGGCAGATATAACGGGTAAAGGCCGTTTGAATAACGAAATTACTAGTTTGCTATTTTTAAAGCTTCAGGAACAGGGTATCCCATCGCATTTTATTAAGCGAATTTCTGAAACAGAACAGCTGGTAAAGAGGGTAACCATTATTCCGCTTGAAGTTGTCGTTCGCAATATCGCTGCAGGAAGTCTTTCCAAGCGATTAGGAATCGAAGAAGGTAAAGAGTTAACAAAGCCATTAGTTGAATTTTATTTAAAAAATGATGACCTTGGTGACCCATTGCTAACCACTGGCCATATCTACGAATTGAACATAGCAACAACAGAGGAACTAACCATCTTAAAAGAAAAAGCACTAAAAATTAATACAGTTTTATCAAGCTTTTTTAACGAATTAGGAATTAATCTTATAGACTTTAAACTTGAGTTTGGTAAAGACGCTGAAGGTAACATTTTATTAGCAGATGAGATTTCACCAGACACTTGTAGACTTTGGGATAAAAAGACAAATGAAAAGCTCGATAAGGATGTATTCCGTCGCGACCTAGGCAGTCTAACAGAAGCGTATGAAACCATTTTAGCCAGATTAGGGGGAAAACAGCATGTATAA
- the purM gene encoding phosphoribosylformylglycinamidine cyclo-ligase, whose product MANAYTQAGVNIEAGYEAVERMKKHVQKTARAGVLGSLGGFGGMFDLSALNLKEPVLVSGTDGVGTKLMIAFWLDQHDTIGIDAVAMCVNDIVVQGAEPLFFLDYIACGKADPEKIEAIVKGIADGCEQAGCALIGGETAEMPGLYSENEYDLAGFTVGACEKSQLITGESIKPGDVLIGLASSGIHSNGYSLVRKVFNNWALTEYVDELGCSLGEELIKPTKIYVKPVLSTLKKFDIKGMAHITGGGFIENIPRMLPKGLGAAIYEKSWEIPPIFNLITTVGQIEPQEMYNIFNMGIGMVMAVDKDIAADVMDYLKKCGETAYEIGVVTAEEGITFGGRR is encoded by the coding sequence ATGGCGAATGCTTATACACAGGCAGGCGTAAACATTGAAGCAGGCTATGAGGCTGTTGAAAGAATGAAAAAGCATGTACAAAAAACAGCCCGAGCAGGTGTATTAGGGAGTCTTGGCGGGTTCGGCGGGATGTTTGACCTGTCAGCACTTAACTTAAAAGAGCCTGTTCTTGTATCCGGAACGGACGGAGTGGGTACGAAGTTGATGATTGCCTTTTGGCTGGATCAGCATGATACAATCGGTATTGATGCTGTCGCGATGTGCGTCAATGATATTGTGGTCCAAGGGGCAGAGCCTTTGTTCTTTTTAGATTACATTGCCTGTGGAAAGGCAGATCCTGAAAAGATTGAGGCAATTGTAAAAGGAATTGCGGACGGTTGTGAGCAGGCAGGCTGTGCCCTTATCGGCGGAGAAACAGCAGAAATGCCAGGATTATATAGTGAAAATGAGTACGACTTAGCGGGGTTTACGGTTGGGGCTTGTGAAAAATCCCAATTGATCACAGGAGAATCCATTAAGCCTGGAGATGTGCTAATCGGATTGGCGTCAAGTGGAATTCACAGCAATGGTTATTCACTAGTAAGAAAGGTGTTTAATAATTGGGCATTAACGGAATATGTTGACGAACTCGGCTGCAGCTTGGGAGAAGAGTTAATAAAACCAACCAAAATTTATGTGAAACCGGTTCTGTCCACTCTAAAGAAATTCGATATAAAAGGTATGGCCCATATTACTGGCGGCGGTTTTATTGAGAATATACCCCGGATGCTCCCTAAGGGACTTGGAGCAGCGATTTATGAAAAAAGCTGGGAGATCCCACCGATTTTTAATTTAATCACTACGGTTGGCCAAATTGAACCGCAGGAAATGTATAATATTTTTAATATGGGTATCGGCATGGTGATGGCTGTTGATAAAGATATCGCTGCAGATGTGATGGATTATTTAAAAAAGTGCGGAGAAACTGCCTATGAAATCGGGGTTGTAACGGCAGAAGAAGGCATTACTTTCGGTGGTCGTCGATGA